In Leptolyngbya sp. CCY15150, the genomic window AGCCCTGGAGATTGCCCGCGAGATTGGCAGTCGCGATGGAGAGGGATCGGTTTTGGCCAATTTAGGTAATATTTACCAAAGTCTGGGTCAATATCAACAAGCAATTGACTTCTATGAACAAGCCCTAGAGATTGCCCGTGAGATTGGCAGTCGTTGGAGAGAGGGATCGGTTTTGGACAGTTTAGGCAATGTTTACCAACGTTTAGGTCAATATCAACAAGCAATTGACTTTTATGAACAAGCCCTGGAGATTGCCCGCGAGATTGGTACTCGTTCTGGTGAAGGCAGCACTCTAAGTAGTCTGGGGCGTGGTTACATGGCTTTGGGTCAATATCAACAAGCAATTGACTTCTATGAACAAGCCCTGGAGATTGCCCGCGAGATTGGCAGTCGTTGGAGAGAGGGATCGGTTTTGGACAGTTTAGGTAATGTTTACGGTCGGCTCGGGCAACATCAACAAGCGATTGACTTTTATAAGCAAAGCCTTGCTATTGCGCGTGAGATTGGCGCTCGTGTTGGTGAAGGTAGTTCGCTGGGTGGGCTGGCCAATGCTTATTCAGCTTTGGGGCAGTATCAGAAGGCACTTGAGGGCTATCAGCAAGCGTTAACCATCGCTCAGGAGATTGGCAATCGCTCTGCAGAAGGCTTGTGGCTCAGTAATATAGGTTTCCTGCTGGCTCAGCAAAACCAACCCGAACTCGCTATTGTATTCTACAAACAATCCGTCAACGTCCGAGAATCCATTCGGGCTGATATTCGCGGCTTACCCCAGGAACAGCAACAAACTTATACCGAAACCATTGCAGGCTCATATCGGGCACTAGCCGATTTACTCCTGCAACAAAACCGCATCCTGGAAGCCCAGCGCGTCCTCGACCTGTTGCGCGTCCAAGAACTAGACGACTACCTCGACGGCGTTCGCAGTACGGCTCAGACGGAGAGCGGCATTGACCTGCGCGACCCGGAACAGGCGATCAACAACCGCGTCATTGCCGTGGGCTATGAACTAGCCCAACTGCGTGATATTCCTCCCAACCAGCTCTCTGATAACCAGCTTCAGCGCCTCAGCGAACTCGATATGACCCAGCGGGAGATGTCCGCCGATTTCCAGGGTTTCCTCAACAGTCCTGAAATTCAAGCCCTCGTTGCCCAACTCGATGCCAGTCTGCAAGAGCAAGACATCCTGGCCCGCGCTGATGAATTCATTAACCTGCAGAATAATTTACGTGCCATCGACCAAAATGCGGTGATGATTTATCCGCTGATCCTAGAAGACCGCCTGGAACTGGTGGTGGTGACACCTTTCAGCGAACCTGCTCGCTATCCCGTTCCGGTTGACTCCACCGAGCTCAATGCCGCCATTGTGGAATTCCGTCAAGCTCTGGATGACCCCACCAGTGACCCGCGCCCTATTGCCCAACAGCTTTATGATTGGCTAATCGCGCCGATGGAAGACGACCTAGAAGCCATTGGAGCCGAAACCATTCTCTACGCCCCCGACGGAGCCTTGCGCTATATTCCCCTCGCTGCCCTGCACGACGGCGACCAATGGCTGATTGAGAACTACCGCATCAACCACATCACCGCCGCCAGTCTGCAAAACTTCACCCTACGCCCCAGCGCTACCCCCTTGATCCTAGCCGCCGCTTTCAGTGAAGGAGCCTTTGACGTCCAGATTGGTCAGCGGTCATTTTCCTTTGCGGGTCTTCCCTTTGCTGGAGTAGAAGTGGAAAACCTGGTCGCTGCTTTTCCTGACACCACCCAGTTGATGAACGATCGCTTCAGCCGTTCCCTGGTCGAGCCATTGATGGACAGCCACACGATTGTGCATTTGGCCACCCATGCCGCCTTTGTACCCGGTTCTCCAGCAGATTCATTTATTCTATTTGGCAATGGCGATCGCCTCTCCCTGCAAGACATCCGCGACACCTGGCAAGGACGGTTCAACCGAGTAGAGTTGATTGTGCTGAGTGCCTGTGAAACTGGGGTCGGGGATGCTCTGGGCAATGGGGAAGAAATCCTTGGGTTTGGCTATCTGATGCAGGAAGCAGGAGCCTCAGCAGCGATCGCTTCCCTGTGGGCGGTGAGTGATGGCGGTACGCAAACCTTGATGGATGCCTTCTACGCCAATCTGAACCAGCAGATGACCAAAGCCGAGGCCCTGCGCCAAGCCCAGATTGCCTTGATTACCGGCGATCTAACCGCCTCCGGCGTAGAGCGGGGTGCCAGTATCGATGTGATCAGCACCCGCACCGGCCTGCCGATCGCTGTTGCAGAGACCCTGTCCCATCCCTACTATTGGGCACCGTTCATTTTGATTGGCAACGGATTGTAATCATCTCATCACATCATCAAAAACTAGACAGGAATACTGCATAGGTGTGTGGTGTCCTTCCAGTATGTGAGTTCAGTTCACCAAAACATGGATCACAAAAACGGAGGAGTGAATGATGATGTGTCGTGAAATGCCCCCCAAGGTCACCAGCTTGGAGCCGATATTTGCCGAACGGATGGAGCACGCGGATGATTGGTATGAGTGGGGACAACGGTTAATTGAGCTGAGAAAATACCCTAAGGCCTTGCTGGCATTTCATCGGGTGGTGATGCTGTCGCCAAGGCACAAGCAAGGATGGTATCAGTTGGGACGGCTATGGGGCGTGTTGGAACAGTATGAGCCGTCGATTCGTGCCTTGGATAGGGCGCTGGCGATCGCCCCCGATCATGCTCAGGCTTGGTATTACCGAGGGTTAGCTTTTTATTATCTATCGCAGCGGCAGGAAAGTATCGCGTCGTTAGAACGAGCGGTGCAGTGTGATCCAGGATTGACGGAGGCGGTAGAGTTGTTGCAAGTGTTGCGAGACGAGGGTTGTAGTTAGCTCAACCCGCCTAGGATCGTGACTACGGTTGGGGCATGGTTACCTGAGGAAGTTAGAGGTCATGGTGATGGCTAGATACCGATCACAGAGTACATTGCTGCCATCTATCACCACTATTTCCACATGCTTATCCCTAGCATTACTCTATCAATAGCTAAGCTACATCCCCAAAGCCATTGGTTGACAGATACAATGTCGTACATTCATCAGTAAGCATCATGAAAATAAAGCATGTTTGTCTATTTTTCTGTGCGGTTACGTTATCGATTTTGGCAACATCGACTCCCGCCTATGCCCGTCGTCGAGCTCCCGTTATTATTTCGTGGGGAGGAGAACGGATTATTAAAGTTGCTGACTTTCCAGATACGGACATTTTTAGGACTACTGATGGACGGTATATAGATCCTGGCTATCGATACAAGCAGATAAAGCTCTTTTTTATTCCTGTATGGAACTATGGTGGTCAATGGTGTGGCTATATTGGTACTACAGAGCAGTACTTAGACATTGACAAAGCGCAATTAGATGTCTTTGCAGGATTTGGCGGCATTCAACTCCCCGATACTCCAAGCCTTCCATCTTGGGATGCCTATGGAGGAAAACTAGTATTTCTTTCGTTCTTTATCATCTTAGTTGTTATTGGCAAACGGAGGAAGGAAGACTCAGCACTACCGCCGTCGATACCATTGCCAGAGCCTCCAAGGTCAATCAATCCTCCCATGCCAAATCCCATGGACTCATCCAAACTACCCAAGCCACCCAGAGCACCTAGCATAAGGGATAACAAGAACCAATCTACGGATGAATCGCAAAGATAATTGATTCGTGCCGATTTCAATCACGCAAGGCATCTTCCCGACAGGAGCGATCGCTGGCGTTGCTGACTAGCAGTATGATTCCACGACATTTTGAAAAAGTTTCAGATCCTGTCGCTAGGGTTCATCTCCTGGTTCAGCAACATCGAGCGATCGCCATCATGACTTGTTGTTTTCAAGGCTAGCGAAGCGATTGAAGCCACTATCTATGAACTTACCCAACGAAAGATCATGACGGAGATTGCCGGAACTGTCACCTCGATAGCGTAGGGCCATGCCTGTCCCCACTCACGCGTTTCCAAAGGATCAGAGTGAATTTGACCATGCCCTCCATAGGTATGGGCATCGGTATTCAGCAACTCCTGATAGGTGCCACTCTCCCGCACGCCCACCCAATAGTGATGATAGGTATTGGGCTTGAAATTACAGATCACCACGAGAGATTCACCGGAGGTTGGATCTTTGCGCAGGTAGGAAATTAGTCCCCGTGCTCCATCGTTACAGTCAATCCACTCAAAGCCTTCTTGACGATCATCACAGGCATACAGCGCAGAATGAGAGCGATAGAGACGGTGTAAATCAATCACGAGTTGCTTTAACTGTTGATGGGGAGCATACTGCAATAATCCCCAAGCTAGGTCAGCATTGACGTTCCATTCCTGGGTTTGACCAAACTCCATTCCCATGAATAAACTTTTCTTACCTGGATGAGTAAAGAGGTAACCAAAGAGCGATCGCAGGTTAGCCATTTTTTGGCGATCGTCTCCAGGCATTTTGTGGAATAGGTGTCCTTTGCCATGCACCACCTCGTCGTGAGACAGGGCTAGCATAAAGTGTTCGCTGAATGCATACCAAAGGCTAAACGTTAGGGTGCCATGCATATTAGAGCGATCTTGGGGATGCACCTGGAAATAACGTAGGGTATCATTCATCCAGCCCATATTCCACTTGAAGGTAAACCCTAACCCTCCCTCTGACGTGGGAGCAGATACCTTTGGCCATGAGGTAGATTCTTCCGCAATGGACATGACACCGGGGTAATAGTCAGCGATCGCATCATTGAGCTGTCGCAGAAAGTCCACGGCTTCTAGATGCTCATGGCCACCATGGTGATTTGCTATCCATTCTTGGCGCTCATAATCTAGATACAATAATGATGCAACGGCATCCACTCGAATACCATCAATGTGATAGTTTTCACACCAAAACAGCGCGCTGGCAATCAAAAAGTTACAGACTTCTTTCCGCCCATAATCGAACACTAACGTTCCCCAACTCTTGTGTTCGCCTTTGCGGGGATCGCCATATTCATACAGGGGTTGACCATTAAACTGAGCTAGGCCATGGGCATCTTTAGGAAAATGTCCTGGCACCCAATCCAGAATCACACCAAGGCCATGCTGATGGCATTGATCCACAAAATACATGAAATCTTGGGGACTGCCATAGCGCGACGTTGGCGCATAAAAACCGACGACCTGATACCCCCATGAACCGTCGAAGGGATGCTCCGTAACCGGCAGCAACTCAATGTGGGTATAGCCTAGCTCTAAAACGTAGGGAATCAAGCGATCGGCAAGTTCGCGATAGGTGAGGAAGCGAGCACCGCTTTTGTGGGGAACAGGCACCGCCTCACCATTCTCCGGAGGATGCTCAAGGGCGTCATGGAGCCATGATCCTAAATGGACTTCATAGATAGAAACAGGGCAGTTGTGAGGTTGCTGGTGCGATCGCTCTTGCAGCCACGCTTGATCATGCCAGTTGTAGGCCAGGTCAGTGACCACGGATGCAGTTGCCGGTCGCAGTTCTTGCCGATAGCCGTAGGGATCCGTTTTGAGCCACGTATGCCCTTGATCATCCCGCAGAGCATATTTATAGAGCGCACCCACGGCTAGACCAGGCACAAACACTTCCCAAATACCCATTTGGTTATGAGCCATCGGACATTGCTGCGCATCCCAATGGTTCCAATCACCTACCACCGACACCTGCTGAACATGGGGAGCCCAGACAGCAAATAATACGCCCTCCTGTCCGTTCACCTCGGTAGCATGAGCGCCAAATTTTTCATAAATGCGGTAGTGTGTACCTTCACCAAAAAGATGAACGTCAAAATCACTAAACCAGTGGGGGATTGGGGCGATCGCTTGCATCAGAATCAATTAACCTGAACACTAAATGGCATAGCAGGCGTCACCCTGCCACTGCCGCCATTGTCTGTAGATTAGGCCCAGATTGCAAGCGATCGCCCCAGATGCTTGTCTAATCGTTGAAGCAAAGCTTCTTGCATGTTGGCTTTATGGCTCTTGTGTCTCTACAGGCTATAGTACAGGCGATCGCCTCTTCGATCAATCCCTTCCTCAACCTGTCTGACCATGGCAAAATCAAGACATACCCCTCAGCCGACACCTTTATACCCTGAGCGATGAGGCAATACCCATACCTCGACCTTAAAATTGGCCGAGCTCGAAACCCCAGAACCACGCAATCCGCAATTCAAGCCCAGCCTAAACTCTGACGGATGACCGAACACATCTAATCGATGCCTCCTAACACCCAGAAAATACGGTAAATACTCAAGATTTTTACTACATTAAAAACCCCGTGTTATTTCGGAACTTACAGAGTGTCGGTATATTTTTCAGTAGATCTACGCTTCCACTAATTTTCCGTCAAAAGAAATGGGAGATCATCACGCAGGACTTCGCGGATATCTGGAGAACTAAGCTCCAAACTCCGTGATTTTGCACATCCGCTAGGCAGATGACTTGGAGTTCAATACAGATATTCCAAAAGGTAATTGACTTCAGGAACCCCACGGAAAGCTGCTTTGCTCTGTGATCCTGAGTTCTCTACCGGCGGAATCCATCATCAGGGTGTGTCTGCACCTAAATCTGCATCTAGTCCAGGCCCATTACTTCTACTTTGCTTGTAATGATTCTCTTCTGAGAGCTGTAAATAGATAGAACCATCAAGCCTTGTTGATCGTTAATCCATCTTATCTAAAGTAGTAGACAGTCAACCAGCCTTGATGTGCTCGTATGTCTCGTATGCCTAGTTCAGTCGTTCTTTATTTTATCATCTTCTATGCCTCTTCTCTCCAACCTTATCCAGCCGATTACAGGGATCACGAATGTATTGCTAGGCAACATCTATGACAAGAGCTTAGCGTTGTGGAATAACCTATTGGGCGACGATGTACTACTGGACAACATTGTCCAAGATACAGGTGAATTGCTGGATGATACTATTGATTTATTATCTAGTACGTCCAGTACCTTCACAAGCATTTCAGATCAGATTAACGGCGGCACGAGCCCTACCGTAGCTTTGCTAGACTTGAACGGTTTGGTGACCAGTCTTGATGCTGCTGTACCCGATCTAGCAGCTCTAAACTCTGAGGCTGTTGATCAACTGGTTGGCTTGATGACGCAGCTCAGCCTTGACCTCACTGCAGTGGTGGGAGCTGCTGGAACATTGACGGATGAAGAAGCGATTGAGTTTCTCTCCATCATGGGCGAAGGTACGAATCTTTTGAATGGTTCTTTGACGGACGGCTTTATTGAAGGGCTTGTCACAGATATCAGCGATAGCTTAGCGGGGATTCTTGGAAATAGCTTGATCTTAACTGATGCCTCAGACGTTCTAGGCGTTGAGGTAACAGACGCTATTGAAGGTGTTCTCAACAACCTCAACACCGTTACCCAAGACCTGCCCAACTCACTCCAAGGTGATCCAAATACACTCTCAACCACCCTACAATCTCTAGTTACCGAGGTTCAAGGTCTTGTTGACACATTAGCCGGCTTGACAGATAACTCCACCATTGCTGCGCTATCTACCACACTCTCAGGCTTGAGCGATCGCCTCTTAGCTGTCGTTAAAGACTTAGATGATGGCACCGTTCCTAGCCTCACGGAGTTGGTGAATGCGATCGCTCCTGTAGCTGACGATCTCCTAGGCATTACCTCTGCGTTAGATAATTTAGAGCTGCCAGTCAATCCCTTCATCCCTAATGAGACAGTCATCAACAGTCTCATTGATACTCTGGGTGAGCTAGGCTTTACTGAGCTAACAACTGAATTGACAGGTTCTCTGACAGAACTACAGGCTCTTCAAGATGCCCTTACTAATGGAACACAGGATCCAGGACACGATTTTCAAGCCATTGCTGATGTCCTGAACCAAATTGTAGATAATTTTGATCCGATCGTCACAGCTCTGCAAACAGAGGGCAGCCCGTCTGCCCTAGAGTTAGCAAATCTATTGCAGGAACTGTCCACTAGCTTGACCGCCACTGTAGATGACTTGGTAGATGGCAATCCACCTGTAGCCGAGGATCTGCTGGATCAACTGCTGCAACCTACAGATGACCTTGGTGATCTAGCAGAAACTCTAAACACCAATCATCGCATTGGTACGGATGGTGATGATAGTTTTGGGACTACCTTCAGACGTGATGTCTTTGAGATGGGTGCCGGTAATGATACCGTAACAGCTACCTTTAGTGACTTGCACCAAAGCGATAGCTTAGACGGCGCTACGGGAATTGATCGCTTCGTCGTCACAGGGGGCAGCAGCTCTGATAGCCTGATCCTACGCAGTTCTTCAGAGGCTAGTCGCCACAACTTAGTGCCTAGTCCCAACATGGAGGGTACTGTCGTTCAAAACTTTGAGCAGTTTGATCTCTCTGGGTTCTTGGGTCAAACGACGTTCACTGGCGGTTTGGAAGATAACTTGGTCATCGGTGGTGCAGGCAATGATGTCCTCAACGGCGGTGGCAGTAGCGATGATTTTGATGGTGGAGATGGTAACGATCGCCTCGTTGGTGGAGCGGGTGATGATGTCCTCAACGGTGGACTCGGCAACGATCGCCTCGTTGGTGGAACGGATGATGATGTCCTTGACGGCGGAGCCGGTGACGATATTCTCAGTGGTGTACGTGGCAATAATCGCTTGATCGGTGCAGCCGGTAATGACTTCCTTAAAGGCGGTGCTGAGAATGATGTTTTATTGGGCGGTGCAGACAACGATCGCCTCGTTGGAGGTCGAGGAAACGATATCCTGAACGGTGGTGCGGGTAATGATCGTCTGGTCAGTGGCCCTGGCAATAGTCGCCTCCTTGGCGGTCAAGGCAATGATATCTTAATTGGCGGTACCGGACGTAATGCTCTCAGCGGTGGAGGTGGTCGCGATCGCTTTGTGTTTGAAAAGGCACAGGGTACAGCCGATGTGGTTACTGACTTTAACGCACGTCAGGATCAAATCGTAATCGCCCGTCGAGGATTTGGTGCCGTAGGGCTGTCGGCAGGTAGACTGCCAGATCGTCAGTTTGTCCTAGGCAGCCGTGCCCAAAGTGCTGATGAACGGTTTATCTATGACGATCGCTCCGGTACGCTCTTCTTCGATCCTGATGGCAACGGCTCTCAAAAGCAACGAGCGATCGCTGTTTTAGGTGGTCAGCCCTCATTGTCGGCTCGTCAGATTGTGATTGCTTAGCTCTCCAACCTAAGCTTCCAACATCTATCTTGGCTTACCATACTTAAAGTAAGCTAAAAAGGTTCCTATCTAAGCTGGTGTTTGCAGTACAAACACCAGCTTTTTTATACGTTGCTAAACAACTCGGGTATTGCTGAATCACAATAGGATTTACGCTAACGAGTCGTAAGCAAGACACTCACCCTTCATTCACAGGTGTTGGTTAGATGAGAGATGACTTCACTGAATCAACCCTTGCATCATGAGCTGTTCAGAAATAGATTCATCTCAGAGATCAGCAACACCCATTCACAATCAAGCGTGAGCATCTTGCCCACATTTTGATTTCACGTCTTCATTCAGCACCGCCACAGCTCATATATCTTCAGGTAACGTGGTAGACTCCTAACCGCTGGTTCAAGTAGGTAGTCACGTCTTCTTCCCTAGCTATGCTCGCTATGCGATAACACACAAGCTAGCATAGGTTACGATAGATGCAGGATTCATCCATAGGGGCAATCCATGTCACATCTAAACCCGGCTGCTCTCTCACCCAACCCAACGACTCTCCAGCGGCTTGGTCTTAACCAGGCTTGCTTAAAACAGCCCTCTACATCAGCTCTAGGGCTGTGGATAGTTATCATTCCCAGCCTGATGGGTATGGCTGAAAATAACCTACATGCCATGGTGCAAGGCAGGTTCTTAGAGTTTTGTGCTCTTGATAATCTCTTCACTGCTGATGGCTGGGGTATGGCAGCAGGGCTGGGGATAATCGCGATCGCCCTCGGAGGATGGTTGCTGCAGCGCGATCGCCAGATACAACGGACATTACAGAAACAGACTAGCGATAGCAAAACGGTGGCAGATTCCCTACGCGATCGCGACCTAAAGCTGTCTTTAGCCTTGAAGGCCGCCAAGGCTGGGATGTGGCAGTGGGATCATGCCACCAATCAGGTGATATGGTCAGAGGAGAACTTTCGGCTACTGGGCTATGATTCCAAAACCTGTAAGGCTAGCTACGACCGATGGCTACAGGCCATCCATCCAGACGATCGAGACTCAGTTTATCACTATATTGATCAGGTCTTCAAAGAGCAACGAGATCTTTATTTAGAGTATCGTGTTTTACTGCCCAATGGAGCAGTGCGTTGGTTGGCAGATATCGGAGAAGTTGTCTACGACCCAGATGGCGCTCCCCTTGGGATGATCGGTATCCAGATTGATATCACAGAGAATAAACAGACCCAGCTAGATTTGCAACAGCTCAATCAGGATCTGGAATCTCGTGTAGAGCAGCGAACCGCAGCACTCCTCCAAAGTGAAGAGCGATTCCAACGACTAGCCACCAATATGCCTGGCGTGATTTACCAGTACCGATCATCTCCGGATGGGTCAGATGCCTTCACCTATATAAGTCCTGGCTGTCAAAGCCTCTACGGGTTTCCAGCCAAGGATTTAGAACAGGATTCATCCCTAGCGTGGAATGCCGTCCACCCTGACGATTTATCTTCAATTCAATCGTCTATTGCAACAGCTACCCAAACTCTCAGCCCATGGTCTTGGGAAGGTCGTATTATCACAACCTCAGGTCAAGTCAAGTGGATCCGTGGATCGTCCCGTCCAACTCAACAGGAGAATAGAGATATTATCTGGGATGGGCTGATGATTGATATTACGGATCGCAAGATAGCTGAAGAATCCTGGTTACAGAGTGAGACTCGCTTCAGCAATCTAGCCATGAACGTACCTGGTGCAATCTTTCGCTATTTGTTGCGCTCAGATGGAACAGACGCTGTGCTGTATATGAGTCCAGGCTGCTATGACCTATGGGAAGTTGAGGCACAGGACGTTGTCAAGAGTGCAAGGCTACTGTGGGATATGGTGCATCCCGAAGATCTCTCAGGAATGTATGCATCAGTGATGGAGTCTGCTCGTACCTGTCAGCCTTGGTCATGGTCGTGGAGAATTACGACGCCTTCTGGTCAACAAAAGTGGTTGGAAGCTGCAGGACGTCCAGAACAGCAAAGTAATGGAGACGTTATTTGGGATACATTGATTGTTGATGTCAGCGATCGCAAACAGGCTGAACATATTATTTATGAGAGTGAACGCCGCCTCAAAACTCTTTTAAGTAATTTACCTGGCGTAGCTTATCGCGTGAAGAATGATCCTGACTATACACCAGAGTTCATCAGTGAAGGAATTCTAGTCATATCGGGCTATACTCCTGAAGAATTTCTAGAGGCAGATGGGATCAGGCCAGGAAAAATGATTCATCCTGATGACATCGAGACAGTATGGGCCTCAGTGCAGACAGCCGTTACAGCTCGGGTGCCCTATGAATATGAATATCGCCTCATCACCAAAGCGGGTGACCAGAAATGGGTTTGGGAACGGGGACAGGGAATTTATGATGACGCAGGCTGTCTGCAAGGTTTGGAAGGATTTATCACAGACATTACAGCGCGCAAACAGACTGAAGAAGAGCTACGTCAGGTCTTAGCGACTAATCAGGCTATTTTGAAGGCTATTCCAGACTTAATTTTGCGGCTCAGTCGGGAGGGGTTTTATCGAGAGGTCATTCCTGCAGCAGAGGTACCCTTGGCATGTCCCGCTGTAGACATTGTGGGTAATAGTCTGTGGGATATACTGCCTGCCGATTTAGCTCAGGAGCGTATGGATGCAATTGAGCAGGCATTTCAGACAGGTGTGCCTTTCATCCATGAGTACCAAATTGTTGTAGAGGGGATAATTCGCTATGAAGAATCAAGGGTTGTGGTATGCGGTGAAGACGAAGCTTTGGTTTTAGTGCGAGATATTACAGACCGTAAGCGATCGGAGTTAGCCCTGCAAGATAGCGAGGAACGTCTGCGGCTAGCGGTGATGGCTACTAATCAAGGGCTTTATGATTTAGATTTGCGAACTGGTCATGCTATTGTTACACCTGAATATGCCACGATGTTAGGATACGATCCAGCAGACTTTCATGAAACTCATGAGCAGTGGCTTGCTCGGCTGCATCCTGACGATCGCGAACCAACGTTAG contains:
- a CDS encoding tetratricopeptide repeat protein, which produces MNAKTFLPLLTSLLVVPVSLFVVLLPASRAEAQVTVAQMDAAALLVGANRLLQQGIQQYQVSQFQSALQSWQKALELYQDPSVRTAFPQESRQGEGNVLRRLGNIDFVLGQYDQSIDFYEQALEIAREMGDRSSEGSALSGLGNSHAALGQYQQAIDFYEQALEIAREIGSRDGEGSVLDSLGNVYQSLGQYQQAIDFYEQALEIAHEIGSRFGEGSALSGLGSGYVALGQYQQAIDFYEQALEIAREIGSRSGERSVLDSLGNVYQSLGQYQQAIDFYEQALEIAREIGSRDGEGSVLANLGNIYQSLGQYQQAIDFYEQALEIAREIGSRWREGSVLDSLGNVYQRLGQYQQAIDFYEQALEIAREIGTRSGEGSTLSSLGRGYMALGQYQQAIDFYEQALEIAREIGSRWREGSVLDSLGNVYGRLGQHQQAIDFYKQSLAIAREIGARVGEGSSLGGLANAYSALGQYQKALEGYQQALTIAQEIGNRSAEGLWLSNIGFLLAQQNQPELAIVFYKQSVNVRESIRADIRGLPQEQQQTYTETIAGSYRALADLLLQQNRILEAQRVLDLLRVQELDDYLDGVRSTAQTESGIDLRDPEQAINNRVIAVGYELAQLRDIPPNQLSDNQLQRLSELDMTQREMSADFQGFLNSPEIQALVAQLDASLQEQDILARADEFINLQNNLRAIDQNAVMIYPLILEDRLELVVVTPFSEPARYPVPVDSTELNAAIVEFRQALDDPTSDPRPIAQQLYDWLIAPMEDDLEAIGAETILYAPDGALRYIPLAALHDGDQWLIENYRINHITAASLQNFTLRPSATPLILAAAFSEGAFDVQIGQRSFSFAGLPFAGVEVENLVAAFPDTTQLMNDRFSRSLVEPLMDSHTIVHLATHAAFVPGSPADSFILFGNGDRLSLQDIRDTWQGRFNRVELIVLSACETGVGDALGNGEEILGFGYLMQEAGASAAIASLWAVSDGGTQTLMDAFYANLNQQMTKAEALRQAQIALITGDLTASGVERGASIDVISTRTGLPIAVAETLSHPYYWAPFILIGNGL
- a CDS encoding tetratricopeptide repeat protein produces the protein MMCREMPPKVTSLEPIFAERMEHADDWYEWGQRLIELRKYPKALLAFHRVVMLSPRHKQGWYQLGRLWGVLEQYEPSIRALDRALAIAPDHAQAWYYRGLAFYYLSQRQESIASLERAVQCDPGLTEAVELLQVLRDEGCS
- the glgB gene encoding 1,4-alpha-glucan branching protein GlgB, with the protein product MQAIAPIPHWFSDFDVHLFGEGTHYRIYEKFGAHATEVNGQEGVLFAVWAPHVQQVSVVGDWNHWDAQQCPMAHNQMGIWEVFVPGLAVGALYKYALRDDQGHTWLKTDPYGYRQELRPATASVVTDLAYNWHDQAWLQERSHQQPHNCPVSIYEVHLGSWLHDALEHPPENGEAVPVPHKSGARFLTYRELADRLIPYVLELGYTHIELLPVTEHPFDGSWGYQVVGFYAPTSRYGSPQDFMYFVDQCHQHGLGVILDWVPGHFPKDAHGLAQFNGQPLYEYGDPRKGEHKSWGTLVFDYGRKEVCNFLIASALFWCENYHIDGIRVDAVASLLYLDYERQEWIANHHGGHEHLEAVDFLRQLNDAIADYYPGVMSIAEESTSWPKVSAPTSEGGLGFTFKWNMGWMNDTLRYFQVHPQDRSNMHGTLTFSLWYAFSEHFMLALSHDEVVHGKGHLFHKMPGDDRQKMANLRSLFGYLFTHPGKKSLFMGMEFGQTQEWNVNADLAWGLLQYAPHQQLKQLVIDLHRLYRSHSALYACDDRQEGFEWIDCNDGARGLISYLRKDPTSGESLVVICNFKPNTYHHYWVGVRESGTYQELLNTDAHTYGGHGQIHSDPLETREWGQAWPYAIEVTVPAISVMIFRWVSS
- a CDS encoding calcium-binding protein, encoding MPLLSNLIQPITGITNVLLGNIYDKSLALWNNLLGDDVLLDNIVQDTGELLDDTIDLLSSTSSTFTSISDQINGGTSPTVALLDLNGLVTSLDAAVPDLAALNSEAVDQLVGLMTQLSLDLTAVVGAAGTLTDEEAIEFLSIMGEGTNLLNGSLTDGFIEGLVTDISDSLAGILGNSLILTDASDVLGVEVTDAIEGVLNNLNTVTQDLPNSLQGDPNTLSTTLQSLVTEVQGLVDTLAGLTDNSTIAALSTTLSGLSDRLLAVVKDLDDGTVPSLTELVNAIAPVADDLLGITSALDNLELPVNPFIPNETVINSLIDTLGELGFTELTTELTGSLTELQALQDALTNGTQDPGHDFQAIADVLNQIVDNFDPIVTALQTEGSPSALELANLLQELSTSLTATVDDLVDGNPPVAEDLLDQLLQPTDDLGDLAETLNTNHRIGTDGDDSFGTTFRRDVFEMGAGNDTVTATFSDLHQSDSLDGATGIDRFVVTGGSSSDSLILRSSSEASRHNLVPSPNMEGTVVQNFEQFDLSGFLGQTTFTGGLEDNLVIGGAGNDVLNGGGSSDDFDGGDGNDRLVGGAGDDVLNGGLGNDRLVGGTDDDVLDGGAGDDILSGVRGNNRLIGAAGNDFLKGGAENDVLLGGADNDRLVGGRGNDILNGGAGNDRLVSGPGNSRLLGGQGNDILIGGTGRNALSGGGGRDRFVFEKAQGTADVVTDFNARQDQIVIARRGFGAVGLSAGRLPDRQFVLGSRAQSADERFIYDDRSGTLFFDPDGNGSQKQRAIAVLGGQPSLSARQIVIA